Proteins encoded by one window of Rutidosis leptorrhynchoides isolate AG116_Rl617_1_P2 chromosome 7, CSIRO_AGI_Rlap_v1, whole genome shotgun sequence:
- the LOC139857983 gene encoding G-patch domain-containing protein 1-like, with the protein MASPEAPLRYVGVAKNSAAFRLMKQMGWEEGEGLGKDKQGIKGHVRVTNKQDTLGVGVEKPNVWAFDTTQFDNILKKLKVQAPEIKINEVVEDDGDDDDEKSSIKGDTETAMKITRPQGRYKRREKGKRVNAYSAKDLEGILVKKVNDSSEPDFIRNEDGDLEASDNTETEAAEDDKEIQIPQEWWGNKYGFVSGGLLGANSKRKKTRTTDVLKNCNKRTAFHEDDQENLYKLVQDKATSGKQGLGIKDRPRKVAGVHFQGKKTSFSDSDREESESEDDYSPAKRKYDNISKSETYSESKVKLKKLCRKILGQVPEKSLKLKQLKAIVDEQSSALSNFSSKKDALAFLRNKLEHSENFTVEGKRVRLSSK; encoded by the exons ATGGCCTCACCGGAAGCTCCTCTTCGTTACGTCGGTGTTGCCAAAAATTCCGCCGCCTTTCGCCTCATGAAACAAATG GGATGGGAAGAAGGAGAAGGTCTTGGCAAGGATAAACAAGGAATCAAAGGTCATGTTAGGGTTACTAACAAACAAGATACACTtg GTGTTGGTGTAGAGAAGCCGAATGTGTGGGCGTTTGATACTACACAGTTTGATAATATTCTTAAAAAGTTGAAAGTT CAAGCACCGGAAATTAAAATTAATGAAG TTGTTgaggatgatggtgatgatgatgacgaAAAAAGTTCAATAAAAGGCGATACTGAAACTGCTATGAAGATTACGCGGCCGCAAGGAAG ATACAAGAGAAGAGAGAAAGGGAAGCGTGTGAATGCATACTCTGCTAAGGATCTTGAAGGAATTCTT GTCAAAAAGGTTAATGATAGTTCGGAGCCTGACTTTATTCGTAATGAGGATGGAGACTTAGAAGCTTCTGATAATACTGAAACAGAAG CAGCTGAAGATGATAAAGAAATACAAATACCCCAAGAGTGGTGGGGTAATAAATATGGATTTGTATCCGGAGGATTACTTGGAGCTAATTCCAAAAGAAAGAAGACTCGCACAACCGATGTTTTGAAAAACTGTAACAAAAGAACTGCATTTCATGAGGACGATCAAGAGAATCTTTACAAACTTGTTCAA GATAAAGCAACATCTGGAAAACAGGGACTTGGGATCAAAGATCGTCCAAGGAAAGTAGCTGGGGTTCACTTTCAAGGTAAAAAAACGTCGTTTAGCGACAGTGATAGAGAGGAATCCGAGTCTGAAGATGATTATTCTCCAGCAAAACGTAAATACGATAATATATCAAAATCAGAAACGTATAGTGAATCGAAAGTGAAGCTCAAGAAGCTGTGCAGAAAGATTCTTGGCCAA GTACCTGAAAAGTCATTAAAACTAAAACAACTTAAAGCTATTGTCGATGAACAATCATCAGCTTTATCCAACTTCTCTTCAAAAAAGGACGCTCTTGCGTTTTTGAGAAATAAG CTTGAACACAGTGAAAACTTCACTGTTGAAGGAAAGCGAGTCCGTCTTTCATCTAAATGA